Proteins from one Chitinophaga oryzae genomic window:
- a CDS encoding RNA polymerase sigma-70 factor — translation MEASLHISQHKQQLPAFEGLFKAHYAALCTFAFDFVNRHELAEEIVQDTFLKVWERYEDLEIQVSVKAYLYKAVQNNCLNYIKQDRIRSRYGHELLQQLESRITLMNMPAAPTPAERLENAELEHMAEKAIRKLPPQCQDVFRLSRFEQLSYPEISRQLGISVNTVKTQMTRALQRLRDELLPLLK, via the coding sequence TTGGAAGCGAGTTTACATATCAGTCAACATAAACAACAGTTACCGGCGTTTGAAGGGCTCTTCAAAGCGCACTATGCTGCGCTGTGTACTTTTGCGTTTGATTTTGTGAACCGTCATGAGCTGGCGGAAGAGATTGTACAGGACACTTTCCTGAAAGTATGGGAACGGTACGAAGACCTGGAGATACAGGTATCCGTAAAAGCCTACCTGTACAAGGCTGTACAGAATAATTGCCTCAACTACATCAAACAGGACCGTATCCGCTCCCGTTATGGCCATGAGCTGCTGCAACAGCTGGAATCCCGTATTACCTTAATGAATATGCCCGCTGCACCTACGCCGGCGGAAAGGCTCGAAAATGCAGAGCTGGAGCATATGGCCGAAAAAGCTATCCGGAAGCTGCCACCGCAATGCCAGGACGTATTCCGGCTAAGCCGCTTTGAACAGCTGAGTTATCCCGAGATCTCCCGCCAGCTCGGTATTTCTGTCAATACGGTGAAAACACAGATGACCCGGGCATTACAGCGCCTGCGGGACGAGCTGTTACCACTGCTGAAATAA
- a CDS encoding SusC/RagA family TonB-linked outer membrane protein translates to MIENTSNYRFFYNENFADLDRAVSIDVKNKKLNDVLGQLFSSANVTYRVLENNLVVITPVNNQQMKITGKVTDAGNHEPLPGVTIAVEGTSAGAVTDATGHYTVLAPSGSATLIFSFVGYVQQKVPVNNRTEINVKLDPDTKKLEEVVVMGYTTTTVKNLTGAAQSVGGAKLKDVQATSVDKMLQGKVSGVFVGNSSGNPAAAPTIRIRGNGTLTAGNAPLVVVDGIIGGLPNPSDIETVTVLKDAAATTLYGARAANGVMVITTKRGKAGKTQVNFRTNLGTAQLNTGRFHLMDGSQLYDLQTAAGRKLDPSIRNINTNWQKLAFQNASNQNYELSASGGNEKTKFYLGGNYYKEDGILRGTGVERFSARLNLDHNITEKLRVSANFAAVQQTDKDNSGGSLYQYYTNLPWDKPYDASGKPINPVNTDIWYGRDMTNFLYEQQYNYDKHKRQSLEGLLKLEYDITKWLSFSTTNRAQYYHDRNESNGDVRTSAGADYQGTLYNYYQDTSVYISSNLLKARYTVNKVHNIDGLVGAEFQQVQLGDINAKGKGILAGKDVLDGTSAPMSIGGSKTDRVFNSYFIQANYNYNYKYYFTSSFRRDGSSKFGANQQYGNFYAFGVSWAASEENFIKSIKAITNLKVRASYGTTGNAEIGDYAAIGAYAISTQYNGVPGAYPSIYNVPNLSWEKAYNTNIGFDLGLFNRINLSVDLYQKDNKDLLFNVPLPGTAGYSYISQNVGGVRNKGIEINLSTDNLVGEFKWSTDFNIGFNKNTVRELYGVRTTS, encoded by the coding sequence ATGATTGAAAATACCAGCAACTACCGCTTTTTTTATAATGAGAACTTCGCCGACCTGGACAGGGCAGTGTCCATCGATGTGAAGAATAAAAAACTCAACGACGTGCTCGGCCAGCTGTTCTCCAGCGCCAATGTCACTTATCGCGTATTGGAAAACAACCTCGTGGTGATTACGCCGGTGAACAACCAGCAGATGAAAATTACCGGTAAGGTGACCGATGCCGGCAACCACGAACCGTTGCCCGGTGTGACCATCGCGGTAGAAGGCACTTCCGCCGGCGCCGTTACCGACGCCACGGGCCACTATACCGTACTGGCGCCCTCCGGCAGCGCTACCCTCATATTTTCCTTCGTGGGTTATGTGCAACAGAAGGTGCCGGTAAATAACCGTACAGAGATCAATGTGAAACTGGATCCCGACACCAAAAAGCTGGAAGAAGTAGTGGTCATGGGTTATACCACCACTACCGTAAAAAACCTGACCGGTGCGGCACAATCTGTCGGCGGCGCCAAGCTGAAAGACGTACAGGCCACCAGCGTGGATAAAATGCTGCAGGGTAAAGTCAGCGGCGTATTTGTAGGCAACAGCTCCGGCAACCCCGCTGCCGCTCCCACCATCCGCATCAGAGGCAACGGCACCCTTACTGCCGGTAACGCGCCGCTGGTAGTGGTAGACGGTATCATCGGCGGTTTGCCTAACCCCAGTGATATCGAAACCGTGACCGTCCTCAAAGACGCGGCCGCTACCACCCTGTACGGCGCCCGTGCGGCCAACGGCGTAATGGTCATCACCACCAAACGCGGCAAAGCAGGTAAAACACAGGTCAACTTCCGCACCAACCTCGGTACCGCACAACTCAATACCGGGCGTTTCCACCTTATGGACGGCTCTCAGCTCTATGACCTGCAGACCGCTGCCGGCAGGAAGCTGGACCCCTCCATCAGAAACATCAATACCAACTGGCAGAAACTGGCCTTCCAGAACGCCTCCAACCAGAACTACGAATTGTCTGCCAGCGGCGGTAACGAAAAAACCAAATTCTACCTGGGTGGTAACTATTACAAGGAAGACGGTATCCTCAGAGGTACCGGCGTAGAACGTTTCAGCGCCCGCCTCAACCTGGACCATAACATCACCGAAAAACTGCGCGTGAGCGCCAACTTCGCGGCGGTACAACAGACAGACAAGGACAATTCCGGCGGATCTTTATACCAGTACTACACCAACCTGCCCTGGGACAAACCTTATGACGCATCAGGCAAACCCATTAACCCGGTTAATACCGACATATGGTACGGCCGCGATATGACCAACTTCCTCTACGAACAGCAGTACAACTACGACAAACATAAAAGACAGTCGCTCGAAGGATTGCTGAAACTGGAATATGACATTACCAAGTGGTTGTCATTCAGCACCACCAACCGTGCGCAATATTATCACGACCGCAATGAAAGCAACGGCGACGTGAGAACTTCCGCCGGCGCCGACTACCAGGGTACGCTGTACAACTACTACCAGGATACCTCCGTATACATCAGCTCCAACTTGCTGAAAGCCCGTTATACCGTTAACAAGGTGCATAACATCGACGGACTGGTGGGCGCTGAGTTCCAGCAGGTACAACTCGGAGACATCAATGCTAAAGGCAAAGGCATCCTCGCCGGTAAAGACGTACTGGACGGTACTTCCGCCCCTATGTCTATCGGCGGCAGCAAAACAGACCGCGTGTTCAATTCCTATTTTATTCAGGCCAACTATAACTACAACTATAAATACTACTTCACTTCCTCTTTCAGAAGGGACGGTTCTTCCAAGTTCGGCGCCAACCAGCAGTATGGTAACTTCTATGCTTTCGGCGTGTCCTGGGCCGCCTCTGAAGAGAACTTCATTAAATCCATCAAAGCGATTACCAACCTGAAAGTGAGGGCCAGCTACGGTACTACCGGTAATGCCGAGATAGGCGATTATGCCGCTATCGGCGCTTACGCCATCAGTACGCAGTATAATGGCGTGCCCGGCGCGTACCCCAGTATCTACAATGTGCCTAACCTGTCGTGGGAAAAAGCATACAACACCAACATCGGGTTCGACCTGGGGCTGTTCAACCGCATCAACCTCAGCGTGGACCTGTACCAGAAAGACAACAAAGACCTGCTGTTTAACGTGCCGTTGCCCGGGACCGCCGGCTACAGCTACATTTCACAGAACGTTGGCGGCGTGCGCAATAAGGGTATCGAAATCAACCTGAGCACAGATAACCTGGTGGGTGAGTTTAAGTGGAGCACCGACTTCAACATCGGGTTCAACAAAAACACCGTACGTGAGCTCTATGGGGTAAGAACTACATCATAG
- a CDS encoding RagB/SusD family nutrient uptake outer membrane protein: MALLARTYLYMGRNDSAAIYADSVITSGKYTLAATAELPRYFTKSNDINNETIFAIHHTLQDDRTWSSLGSMYYMSPGGMGYGEVYASQSYRALLDKYPQDVRHAFIQPVYLKAQSGQDSVDAGGNKVLASRNNVPKWYILKYSNQDNVPTLSSPVVLRLAEMYLIRAEASAKMGKGRGSTGRP; the protein is encoded by the coding sequence ATGGCCCTGCTGGCGAGGACTTATCTTTATATGGGACGTAACGACTCCGCTGCCATCTATGCGGACTCTGTGATCACCAGCGGCAAATATACACTGGCTGCCACAGCGGAACTGCCCCGTTATTTCACTAAAAGCAACGATATCAACAACGAAACGATCTTCGCTATCCACCACACCTTACAGGACGACCGTACCTGGAGTTCCCTGGGCTCTATGTATTACATGTCTCCCGGTGGTATGGGGTACGGAGAAGTATATGCTTCCCAGTCTTACCGTGCGCTGCTGGACAAATATCCGCAGGATGTACGGCATGCCTTTATACAGCCCGTATACCTTAAAGCGCAGTCCGGACAGGATTCTGTGGACGCCGGCGGCAACAAGGTACTGGCTTCCCGCAACAACGTACCTAAATGGTATATCCTGAAGTACAGCAACCAGGACAACGTGCCTACCCTGAGTTCTCCGGTGGTGCTGCGCCTGGCCGAGATGTACCTCATCCGGGCGGAAGCCAGCGCCAAAATGGGCAAGGGCCGCGGAAGCACTGGCAGACCGTGA
- a CDS encoding RagB/SusD family nutrient uptake outer membrane protein — MNIIRTRAGLSGNALFSSANMQGYASVLDVVLDERRLELAFETHRVFDLFRNNRNVFP, encoded by the coding sequence GTGAATATCATTCGTACCCGCGCAGGGCTGAGCGGCAATGCGCTGTTCTCCTCCGCCAATATGCAGGGATACGCTTCCGTGCTCGATGTAGTGCTGGATGAACGCCGCCTGGAACTGGCATTTGAAACACACCGTGTGTTTGATCTCTTCCGTAACAACAGGAATGTTTTTCCGTGA
- a CDS encoding RagB/SusD family nutrient uptake outer membrane protein: MAFTASCSLDKEPYSALPDDGVLKDESKWPAATIGNYSLLKEENFTRNYFQMGEFPSDDVALSGATTDPLFYSYTYGHLTNQGNTGQLWRMAYKAVNGCNRLLEVMPEGKSPAVNQLIGENLFIRAFVHFGLVRSFGRPYSQSPETNLGVPVVTKYDITAMPKRNTVKEVYAQIVADLSRAKALMNKR; encoded by the coding sequence GTGGCTTTTACTGCCTCCTGTTCGCTCGATAAAGAACCATACAGCGCATTGCCCGATGACGGTGTGCTGAAGGACGAGTCTAAATGGCCGGCCGCTACTATCGGTAACTATTCGTTGCTCAAAGAAGAGAATTTTACACGCAACTATTTCCAGATGGGAGAGTTTCCCAGCGATGATGTGGCATTGAGCGGAGCTACCACAGATCCGCTGTTTTACTCTTACACCTACGGGCATCTCACGAACCAGGGCAATACCGGCCAGCTGTGGCGTATGGCGTATAAAGCAGTGAACGGTTGTAACAGGCTGCTGGAAGTAATGCCGGAAGGCAAATCCCCTGCAGTGAATCAGCTGATCGGCGAAAACCTTTTTATCCGTGCCTTCGTTCACTTTGGATTGGTAAGATCTTTCGGACGTCCTTACAGCCAAAGCCCTGAAACCAACTTAGGCGTGCCCGTCGTAACAAAATACGATATAACAGCAATGCCTAAACGTAATACAGTAAAGGAAGTGTATGCGCAGATTGTGGCTGACCTCTCCCGTGCCAAAGCGCTGATGAACAAACGATAA
- a CDS encoding FecR family protein, with amino-acid sequence MDDLIARFLSGDITPEDQQELENWVDASPENRAYFIQLRDAWMATAATGPYNADAAWEEMRQINAPVSVKRWRQVLKMAASFTLPFVLGGGVVFSWLSLKKGDGGQGLVTITSPKGATTKIELSDGTEVWLNAGSKLEYASSFNTTAREVKLEGEAFFRVHTDSRKPFTVKASDLKILALGTSFNVKAYPEDKGVVTTLVDGAVRIDGSSTANPFKMMLKPHQHVVYKQAAGEPQAGKSHIDPASAAAPVETKEVSNTDVYTAWKDGNWIVTGQTLEELAVTMERRFNVNVDFKEEELKNYRFNGTFRQETLEQVLNILKLTAPLDYRIEEGTVTISVDKVLKEKYANALRNGK; translated from the coding sequence ATGGATGATCTGATAGCGCGATTCTTGTCCGGAGATATCACCCCGGAAGACCAGCAGGAGCTGGAGAACTGGGTAGATGCCAGCCCGGAAAACCGGGCGTATTTTATACAGTTGAGAGATGCCTGGATGGCTACCGCGGCAACAGGTCCCTACAATGCTGATGCGGCCTGGGAGGAAATGCGGCAGATCAATGCACCGGTTTCTGTAAAAAGATGGAGACAAGTGCTGAAAATGGCCGCCTCCTTTACGTTACCGTTTGTATTGGGCGGTGGCGTGGTGTTTTCCTGGCTGTCCCTCAAAAAAGGAGACGGTGGTCAGGGCCTCGTGACGATAACCAGCCCGAAAGGGGCCACCACCAAAATAGAACTGTCTGACGGGACAGAAGTATGGCTGAATGCCGGCAGCAAGCTGGAATATGCCTCCTCTTTTAATACCACCGCGCGGGAAGTAAAACTGGAAGGAGAAGCTTTTTTCAGGGTGCACACAGATTCCAGGAAACCGTTTACTGTGAAGGCGTCTGACCTGAAGATACTGGCGCTGGGCACTTCTTTCAATGTGAAGGCCTACCCGGAAGATAAAGGCGTGGTGACCACACTGGTAGATGGCGCGGTCCGGATAGACGGCAGCAGTACGGCCAATCCGTTTAAAATGATGTTGAAGCCACATCAGCATGTGGTGTATAAACAGGCAGCGGGTGAGCCGCAGGCAGGTAAAAGCCATATTGACCCGGCATCCGCCGCGGCCCCGGTGGAAACAAAAGAAGTGAGCAACACAGACGTATATACGGCCTGGAAAGACGGTAACTGGATCGTCACCGGCCAAACGCTGGAAGAACTGGCTGTCACCATGGAGCGCAGATTTAATGTAAACGTTGACTTCAAAGAAGAAGAATTGAAAAACTACCGGTTCAACGGGACTTTCCGCCAGGAAACCCTGGAACAGGTGCTCAACATCCTCAAGCTGACAGCCCCGCTGGACTACAGGATAGAGGAGGGGACAGTGACGATCAGTGTGGATAAAGTACTGAAAGAAAAGTATGCCAACGCCCTGCGGAACGGCAAATAA